aataagtggggaaaaaaaaaaaagctaaataaatacatacaccTTGTCGACGTTTTCTCAACCATTGGCCTACGAAGTCCCTTCATTTGGTTACAGCATGAGGCATTTGCTATGGGTTTCAGTTAGCACGAATTTTTACCATTTTGAAAtggattgtttttctcccttggGCATATATGGGTGCTTAGCACTGAAAGAGATCCTTAAAAGCCCTCACAGAGTAGCCCCTGTCAGTCCACCCCAATCCCGATGTGAATGTACTGCTTGTGAAACAAACCAGCCTGCCAGACCCAGAGAAGGGCATCTAAAAAGCAGAGCAGGTATCTCATAGGCAGCAATACAAAGGTTTCTCCCCGTTCCCCTCCAGCCACGGTTCTATTCTAGACAGATTTTTAGCTCTACTGGTTTGCCACAACCTCTCAGCGCTCACTTGCCAATTTCTATTGGTCTCAACCCCACTGCAGTGGAGTGCTTTGGTTTGCAATCTCAAATAatagaaatactgaataattATTTCCTCTTAGTACCAGAAAATAGTTCTTCTACAGCAATGGCTCAAACAAGCTGGATGCAAAGGGAACTATCCAAATAATCACTAAGAAGAGGAATGAGGCCATCAAAGACCAGTTGGGCCTCCGAGCTGTTATCCCCTCATTACAGCTCTTGAAGATCTTACCATGGAATAGCGCTAGCCCTTGTCACTGATCTACTTGTCAGCACTCCCTTTGCCTGGCTATGCATGCTCCCCTTAAACTGCAGTAACAGAAAACAGggaagctatttttttttttttacgtcTTCAGACTAATCCCAGAGATAAAGTATAATTAGTGGACCTTTGTTAGCTAACACAAAGCACCTATATTGCCATTACTGCTGTTTTGAACTCTCTGATGTGTTTCCAAAGACTGCAAAGAGGTAAGGATTCAGATGATCTTCAGGCTCTTACTACTGAGTTTCATCTGGTATGACAGGTAACTGTTATGACTCCTGGAGCCAGCTCCCTGATTGTTTATGTTTGGTATTGTATCCAGAAATGATTTGTAGTGTCCAGTCCTGTATATGCtgtggataaaaaaaaaaaaaaaagagattccaGCTACTTGGAAAGAAAGCTTGTGACTTGCTTCCAAAGAGCTGGATTTCCAGTccaagaaagcatttctgtaaagCCAACCAAGCTGTGAAGGTTCAAGTAAATTGCATTTCCAAGACACAGTGGATGAAGAGCAGAATCAAAAATGAAGGCACAAAATTTCCTTCCAAATTCTACAGCAACATTCCTAGATATCACCCGCAGTATCAGAGAGGGAGATCTTCCAGTAGTGGAGTCTTAACATTGATTAAAAAATCAATATCCAAATAGCCTTGATCAATGCCTTAGAGACTCTCAGCAGCATTCCCTGTTTCCACTCTAAGTCAGCAGTGAGCGGGGCCAGGGAAAGGTCTTTCCTGTGAAGCATGGCTCTAAGGGTCAATAAAAGACACTGCAATGTAACGGGTTCCTTTGGTGGTTGGAAGACCTTCATGGTAGTGGGTGAGGCGTCCTGGATGCATGAGAGTCCACCCTTTCCGTGGAGCTCGAATCGAGCAGTTGTAGCGCAAAAAACGGCAGCCTCCTCCCTGAGAAATACAGACCAAGAGACACATCAGCTTGGTTAAATCACCTAAGGGAAAGCGTCTCTGCCTTCTCTtggcagctcttcagaaagTGTGAGAAGGGAGCTGGGGAATCTGTTGTGCTTCAATGTGCTCAAAGATCCCCTAACGTAACCAGTCATTAATTGCAGTCTTCAGTGAAAAGAAGCCAGATATCGATAAAGAAGGCCATGCCCAACATGCTGGCAAACTTACCTCATAGTCTATTCCAACTCGGTTCAGAGCAATGTTAATGGTAAATGTGGAAGCATCATGATGGGGCATTAGAGAAGGCTGCTCATCAGGTTTGTAGCGGACTACAAAGGCTAGCTCAAACTGAGtctgcaagagagaagaaaaaagtgccCATCTGTTACAGAGCTGTAGTAGCCCATGGTTACTGAGCTGTGGGAGAGGGTGTCATTTATAAATTGCACCTCACTGCTAAGAAGAACTGCAATAAGGCAGGAAAATATTATTGGGAAACTGTGTATTTTCTGATGCATGTACCTCAAGTCATAGTTCACGGTTAGTCCTCCATACTGGGAAACAGTATGCATCTTGTGAGAGGATTCTGGTAGTCTTTTCACAGAGTTGCAATTGTAGCAGGTGCTGAGCTGACCATGAGTTTTGATGCCATGGTATTACGTACCTTGGTATAGTATCCTGGGTACAGTTTCTCTGTGATGGGTGCAATATAGTCCAGAAGAAACTTATACCATTCTCTTTCAAAGTCAATTTGGTTCATGTGGATGTCAATAGTTGGGACATTCTCATATCCTCCTTGTATTCTACTATCCTGAAATTGAACCATGAAAATACCCATGAGGGTGCGCACCTTggatttcaaaaacaaaaagcactatTTTCTGGTAATTACCAATAcatatgaaatgtatttatcaGGATTTTCAGGATgataaattcatttcaaaaaatcaTTAAACCCCGAAGGACTGAACGTTGTTGCTCTGGTGGATAGTATAAGGACTCAAAAAAATTTATTAACATTCAAGAGCATGGGCAAAACCATGGAGTTAATCAGGAGGAAAATTAGCAGTATTGCAGCCAGTTTAACTGCATGATCTAAGGCCTTTCTAGAGGAGGCACTGCTGTCACCAAATACGTATAGAAAAAGGTGTCACCTGGAAATTAAACAGctcctgtttaatttttcttacCGTATTGTCACCTGTGGACCACTTGCCATAATGTTCCATTTCTTCCACCAGCTCATCACAAGCAGTGTCAGTGAATATGGGGAACCAGTACACAtctgggcagggctgcagaaTGTGGACAggtgagagcagcagaaataagGACAAGTGCTTGAAGCAAAAGGAATATGACTAAACTGACTGTATATAGGGTCAGATTAAGCAGAATCGAACTACAATATCAAGGATAGAAGTTTGTCTTCTGATTGATGTGCCCTACTTCCACTTCACAGAGCTGGAGATGGACTTCTAGAACAATGATTTTGCTCTAAAAATACTCTCCAGGTCATGTTTCCTCTGCATTTGAAAGACTACAAGGTCAGGTTGAATTGCTTCTTCTGGAGAATGACAACAGTGACAACGCAAGTGTTCTCTCATTTTGATGGATACAAGCAATGTTTTCTTACCATTTCTACCAATTTCcctttcagagctgctgtgtaGTTTTCATGGATGTACTTTTCTCTCCAGTCCTACAATTAAAAGATATGCAAAACAGTCATTTCTGAGGGGCCTGGTTAGAAGGGCAAAGAAAAGTCACGCAGTGGTGCCACAGTATTTCACATGCTTTGAAAATCCAGATGTTATGAATCACACAAAGTCTGGACCTTCCTTATTGGTGAAGCTGGCCATCTGAACTTCACATCCCACACAGCCTGCCaagcctgcagagcaggcaggttATCTCACCTCAGGGTTGCTGAATATTTGCCAGAGGTCATTGTGGAGGTGAGTTGTTTGGTAATTCTCCAGAGACAGAATGTGTCCGAACTGATGTCGATTTGTCAAGTACATAAAGACTCCCTacagaacagaaggaaacaatCAAGTTTTGTTTCCACATCTCATTTTTTGTGAGCAACTGTGAAATTAACGCAGTGAACAATTTCCCAGTGATGATGGCTCTGCTCAAGTGTTCATCTGCTCATTCTTTGCCTGTGCGCTCTTAGTTTAATTTTCACCCTGGATATGATAAATTTTGAAAGGTTATAACCAGAGTTGGTAACTCTGTGCCTACCATCAGTCAGGACTGGAAGCAGATCAGCTGCTGCAAGATTTGGTTCTTTCTTCTTAACCCTTTTAGAACAGCCCTGACTAGGCCcaagaacaaaaatgttatCTGCATTTAGCAGTCCCTGATTCTGGGTAGTTTCACAGCAAGACAGAAATCCTACACTGTTCAAAGCCTGCAAAAGATTGAGTAATGCCAATTCATCCTGCCCCATACCCCGGAGATGAATGACTTGAAACCACTTAATCTTGTCACCTCCACACTGGCATGCAGTTCTTCCCTGCCAGCATCCCTCTCCTCAACTGACCTGATTCCGTACGTTGTGGCAGAAAGCCATGTCAGCATCCAGCTTGCCACTGTGGAAGAGATCTCCCTCATCAAGCTCCGATCGCAGGGCTTTACCTTTAACCATGTAAACACTGCTGATGTAGGGAACATTCCAAAGCCCGCTGAAACACAGGGGTAGGAGAATAAGATTTGAAAGAGGAATAAGGCAGGAACTGTTGGGCTCAGTGGGAtggaaggcagcactgctgtgtcaGCATGGCTTGCTGAAACGAGCCAACTCAGAACAGTAGGGAGAAACCATGCCAACAGGAATtgtcatttcaggaaaaatcaTTTATGTTGCCCAGAGCTTTTAAAGAGTATAAATGCCAGGGCACTGTGAAAGCAATTGACTGATACTGTGCGTTTCTGCATGGGACATAATGTCTTGAATCGCTTCCCAGAGAGATCAACAtaattttttctaattatttaaaaaaaaaactaaaccaGCTAAAAAGGCATAATCTGATTTCCAGCATTGCCAGTTGCCCCCCAAAAAGGCCCCTCAAGAATATGAATGAACCAACCATTATACTTTGTGAATACTCCATTCAGTGATCACCGAGTGTATTATGAAGACTATCTGACAAAGACTGAACAGCTCTTTATGAGATTTTACTGATTAATTGTAATTCACAGGTGGGAAAACATGACATGAGTAAGATGAAGAGATTTCAGCATAGCTAGGACTCAACATATTACTCAGATCATAATAAAATCTGCCTGAAACGTGTTATGGTCTCTGTTCAGGGAAGAACACTTAACAGCTTCTATCTAGGGCTTCAGACTTCTTTCCCTGTTCTATGCCCCAAGGCAGTTGTGTTCCCTGGTTCGATGATGATGTGCACCAGCTTTGTACTTGAGGCACTGCATCAGTAAGAAACTCGCTGTGTACTCACACCCTCCTCCTTTGAACAATATCCACGTAATCTTCTGAGCGGGCGTAATACCCATCAGGGCTCAGCGCTCCCCAGAAATTTGACCACAGCTTCTCATGACGACTTACCAGCGGGGCAATCACCAACCTGCGAGCACAAAAGAGAAGGGATGTTACCACAGGAAGTGAAGGGAAAGACTTACAAACCACAAGATCCCAAGAGGCAGATAATCTTTCACTTGCAGCTTCTATTAACTATGTTGGAATAAAATTCCACATAAGCAAGAGTAAACAAGTTTACAGTCTTCCACCTAACTGCATCCAGCAGAAGGATTCTTAGAATCCTATTTATTCTAGTGACTATTTAAAGGCAACCTAGGGATGATTTACATCCATTGCCTAAAAATCAGCAATTGCAACTGCAGCAAGAAAGGACCAAATGAAGGCGTACATCTGACATTTCATCTCCAGCACCGTTCACCTTACACATCTCAGTGATAAAAGAGCTCACTGTATTCCTTTGTGAAAGATGGCCTGTAATGACTGCTCCGACCAACGAACTCACTTGTTCTGTTCAATGAGGATCCTTAGTGTCTCTGTGTTCTTCAGAACTACTTCAGCATCCAGGCTAAAATAATAGTCACAGTCAGGATCCTTTCTGCACAAATCCCTGTAGCCAAAGAACAAGAGAAGTCACATCAACATCCACCTAGAACACAGTAAGACAAGAGACAGAACAGCACATCCTGTGTTCTAAGGGTCTTCATCTAGGTGTTTGGAAAGTTAATTTAATGTAACCCAGAGGGCTAGCAGAGTAAAAGTACATCCATTTCAGCAGCCAAGAGCATACACTGAAATGCAGCGAATATCTCATTTAGACAACCATTTCCCCAGCACAGATTGAGCAGATTCCATTTATGGTTGGCCCAATTCCAGGTCTCAGCTCAAACTCACATCTGATGACCAGCTCTTAGCTTTACTACTACACTCCTCTTCTTTGGAGATACGGATGCATATTCTTTGTGTGTAGGACTGGGCATAAAGATGAGAAGTAAAGGGTTATCCTCCTAACAGAGCAAGCAACCAGCGACAGTTTGGTTTCTAAGACTGAAGGAATGgggctgatttttttcccccagtgtaTAATGGGCATGGAGAATTAATGCTAGGAAAATTGAAAGAAGAGATCAACTGAAAGACAAGAAACATCCACTTGACATTGATGATCCTCAGAAAAACCTTAGTTTGGATGCAGACTGATGCTGCTAGACATCATGTCTGGTCTCTTCACTCACATGCCCAAGTTACGCGCCTCAGCATTTTCCATCTCATCATCTGGTCCAATCACTTTCATAGCAAGATATTCTTTGCTGTGCTCCTTAACAAAAGAGTCCACTTGCATCGAGTGATGTTGTTCctatggaagagaaaaaaaattaggaaaagaagGTGAGATATGAACTCACCTCCGACTGTTCAACATCCTGTGCCTGTGAATGTCAAACCAGACAAGCAACAGCTCTTCCCATTTCCACATCTCTACAGATGGATACATCCATTATATGGGTGCCACTGCAGATGAGTACAGGGATTACAAAGCCTGGTAGGGGAGTCAAAGGTTGCAAAGGTGACTAGAGTACACGAGGAATTATACATTTTCCCAGCATTTGCTAAGACCATTGCAGGCCAACTTTACTTACGTGGTTGTGAATGAAGATTTGAATCCGTTGCTTTGGGTAATGGAGATTAAGGAGCCGCAAGAAAAACTGAGAGAGAAACGGTGTGGGCTGCTCGATGAAAATGCCAATCAGAATCATTGGCAGAGCCTCATCCTACATTCAGTGAGAAGAGACATCAGACACATAAGATTCCATTGTAGTTGTAACACCTGTCTTGAGAGCCTGGAACAGACATCAGCCTTACCTTAATGCCTGTGAGGCTGCGCAAACCTTCATCACACACAGTACAGCCGGTCTCAAATGTCCATATTTGAGGAATGTAGTTTCCCAAGTagttcagctgcagctgcaaaagGGAATTTGTCATGTTACACATTACAGGACAGAGGAAGATCTTTGCCTCTGTAGGTTTCAGAGATCACACTTCAGCAGAACTTCACTTATGTTCTCCTTGGACTAACAAACCTGTAGTCTGACAGCCTGAAGGAATAATTGCACTCCGATCTTTGAACCAGACCCATCTTGCTGCTATGGACCTGGGGCACTTACTGTCTCTCAGTGTAAATGTACACAGGGAAAGTCATTATACAGAAAGACAGTGACCTGATACAAACAAGTCTAAAGGGTTACTTTGGAACAAATGCATACCAGATCTTTTTCTTAGGACTCCCACTTACCTTGGTGGGTCCATTTCCATGAATTATTACAGGCAGAGTGTCATATAACAAGTTTCTTGCTCTCACTCGTGCGTTTTCAAACTTTAGAACCACCTCATCTGAAAATGACATTGTCATCATGTTATCAGAGGAAGGCATTTATTACAAATTAGCAGCACCACACCCAATTACTACTCCAGAATTGCTGAAAGACCTGGATTCTGTGAAGCTGTACAAAGAATGTAGCTTACTGGGCTGATGATGATGCCTTCTACTGGGAAGCCACACTTAAACAGTCTTTCAAAACTGGCACTGACAAACTGCGAAGCAAGGAGAGCTACTGATGACCAGGGAGGGCTCAGACCCTTCTCACCTCTGTACACTCTACACCTGCTGTCTCTCTTTTTCACTTCAGACAGAACTGTGTCCTCCTGGCATGAATCACCCAAGGTGTCTCCTCAATGCAACCACACaaaattctttggaaaacagcTGAAGTACAGATTCAAGCTCTAGTCTTGCTGTTATCATGAGCAtaggaacaaaacaaattacgctgtcatcttcatttttcaccTGACTGAAATAAAGATGGACTGGCGCAAGATAATGAACTCAAAACATTCAGGAGTAATCTCAGTATAGTAAGTTAATCACTTTGACAGGGACTGGCAAAATCAGTCAGCTGATCAGAAGCCTGTTATGCATGCTCACAGGCTGGATCTGCCTTCATCTCACCTTTTATGGCATTCCAGACATTGCTCTGaagcagaaagacaaagcaaGCCCTAGGCAGTGCTATGTGTTGTTACTTGCAGTGAAGTGCCTCCCACTTTCAATCTCTAAGGCTAATGCAATCCGACATGCTTGGAGATCAAAGTGGCAAGGAGGTGTAAGATGGACAACTTGACCTGCATTCCCCCATGTGAAAAGGGAAGTACAGTGAGAACCTAGTTGGTTGCAATGGAATTGCAAATCAATTCCAGAACTCTGCAGAGGCTTTTTGCTGGGGCTTGTTCTGCAGGGACAGGAATTTCTGAAATTTAATCCCTTCAGCCACaagacaaatttatttctgGTGTCAGTGCGCAGTTGCATTCCAAGGAGAAATGAGCTTCCTCCTTCCATCTCACCTAATGCTCCATTTAGGTTTTGGAAGATCCGACTTCTGTGGTCTAGACTGATgttgatattttcctttaaaagaatgAGATACATAAACTTAATTAGAACACAAGCAGTCATCTGTTCGTCACATGTGAAAAACTTTATGCTGAACAAAGATATATTTCTATAATCATTTCCATACTTCCCAAGCTTGAAGCCTGAAACATTCCCAGATCATCCTCATTTTCAGTTGAAACTGAGAAAATTcatcattttctaaaacaaCTTCAACATATTATATTAGGCAAAACcatacaaataaacattttaaatactgatCTAGCTGTGCTAATAATAATGTGCAGCACACTGCAAGTACACTTGCAGCACAGTCACATAAAATCCATGCGTAATATGCAGGAATGCCAAGATAACAAAAACATCTGCTGTCTAGACAGTTTCTTGCCTTCTATCCACAGGGCTAGCATCACCTCAGGTAAGGGCTCAGGTACCAGTGTCAAACCAGAACATAAGGGTGCAAGCCCAGCTTGAGCAATCTTTGTTTTACCCCCTGCTACAAATCGCACTTCGACTAGATTTTTGTTGGACTAAAAAACCCAGCTCTGACTTAACAGAGCTCAGTGTCCCTCCAGGCATTTATAAAGTCTGATTACTGGAAAGGACAGCAGGGTGCTAACATCCGCTGTCTTGAATGCCAAGTTAGTGGAATTACTCAGCCTTTGTATGGCATAGGGCCAGAAATGCAGATGAGAATATTAAAGGGACTGCTCAACTGTTCACGTTAAAATGTCATGAGTCACATTCAGATTTGGGGACGTAAAAAAGTGCAACTACTCCAGCAGATCTGAAAGCACTTTCCTATTTCTAAAGACTCCTCTTGACTTCACAGTTACAGTTTCACTTCTTAATTCCCATGCATTTGCGACTTCCCTCAGTGACAGCTGGCAGTGCATAATGCAGAGCAAGGACAACTGAAG
The sequence above is a segment of the Numida meleagris isolate 19003 breed g44 Domestic line chromosome 20, NumMel1.0, whole genome shotgun sequence genome. Coding sequences within it:
- the PLOD1 gene encoding procollagen-lysine,2-oxoglutarate 5-dioxygenase 1 — encoded protein: MVPPAVLLPWVVLPLLGVEGGSGSKQEEDLLVLTVATKQTEGFRRFRRSAQFFNYKIQVLGLDEEWKGGDDKKPAGGGQKVRLLKSALKQHADKEDLIILFTESYDVLFASGPTELLKKFKQAKSKVVFSAENYIYPDRKLEAKYPPVRDGKRFLGSGGFIGYAPNLKKLVEEWKGEDDDSDQLFYTNIFLDPEKRENINISLDHRSRIFQNLNGALDEVVLKFENARVRARNLLYDTLPVIIHGNGPTKLQLNYLGNYIPQIWTFETGCTVCDEGLRSLTGIKDEALPMILIGIFIEQPTPFLSQFFLRLLNLHYPKQRIQIFIHNHEQHHSMQVDSFVKEHSKEYLAMKVIGPDDEMENAEARNLGMDLCRKDPDCDYYFSLDAEVVLKNTETLRILIEQNKLVIAPLVSRHEKLWSNFWGALSPDGYYARSEDYVDIVQRRRVGLWNVPYISSVYMVKGKALRSELDEGDLFHSGKLDADMAFCHNVRNQGVFMYLTNRHQFGHILSLENYQTTHLHNDLWQIFSNPEDWREKYIHENYTAALKGKLVEMPCPDVYWFPIFTDTACDELVEEMEHYGKWSTGDNTDSRIQGGYENVPTIDIHMNQIDFEREWYKFLLDYIAPITEKLYPGYYTKTQFELAFVVRYKPDEQPSLMPHHDASTFTINIALNRVGIDYEGGGCRFLRYNCSIRAPRKGWTLMHPGRLTHYHEGLPTTKGTRYIAVSFIDP